In Microbacterium sp. SLBN-146, one genomic interval encodes:
- a CDS encoding putative glycolipid-binding domain-containing protein: protein MKRLDLAWRGIDDEARVDRARVRVDDDGMIAHGTSITDDYALSWSLDATEGWITRTLGVTVHGDGWWRALALAHSHEGVWTAHVETHGDVDLPLAGIEDDAALGGALDCDLGLCPVTNTMPIRRLGLLDADADADADICTTLVMAWVEVPSLRVLRSDQVYRYAGPALIGFRSGDFAAEISVDGDGFVIDYPQLARRVPSP from the coding sequence ATGAAGCGCCTGGATCTCGCGTGGCGGGGGATCGACGACGAGGCTCGAGTTGACCGCGCCCGAGTACGCGTCGATGACGACGGGATGATCGCTCACGGCACCTCGATCACCGACGACTACGCCCTGTCGTGGAGCCTGGACGCGACCGAGGGGTGGATCACACGCACGCTCGGTGTGACGGTGCATGGTGACGGATGGTGGCGCGCGCTCGCCCTCGCCCATTCCCACGAGGGCGTGTGGACGGCACACGTCGAGACGCACGGCGACGTCGATCTGCCGCTCGCGGGCATCGAAGACGACGCGGCACTGGGCGGTGCGCTCGACTGCGACCTCGGACTGTGTCCCGTGACCAACACGATGCCCATCCGCCGACTGGGGCTGCTCGATGCCGATGCCGATGCCGATGCCGACATCTGCACGACGCTCGTCATGGCGTGGGTGGAGGTCCCGTCTCTTCGTGTCCTCCGCAGCGACCAGGTCTACCGGTATGCGGGTCCCGCTCTCATCGGGTTCCGCAGCGGTGACTTCGCTGCCGAGATTTCGGTCGACGGTGATGGGTTCGTCATCGACTACCCCCAGCTTGCGCGGCGTGTCCCGTCGCCGTGA
- a CDS encoding HTH domain-containing protein, with protein sequence MTQSQKVAKELNRLLASGHISLQALTAITRIDSDRLTALLHEEHHGTVNVASDAPPLTDAESTRVSVLTALLTHVAEIDDDERLRGILESLTAECRLTLENIAQLTRVDLDDLKRAVNDPGSVSPATKYTIALRCSYLINAANLARPREELPQ encoded by the coding sequence ATGACGCAGTCGCAGAAGGTTGCGAAGGAGTTGAACCGACTCCTCGCGTCGGGGCACATCTCCCTCCAGGCTTTGACCGCGATCACCCGAATCGACTCCGACAGACTGACGGCATTGCTCCATGAGGAGCACCACGGCACTGTCAACGTGGCGTCGGATGCACCGCCACTCACGGACGCAGAGAGCACCCGCGTCTCCGTTCTCACAGCGCTGCTGACGCACGTTGCCGAGATCGACGACGATGAACGGCTTCGCGGCATCCTCGAGTCTCTGACGGCCGAATGTCGGCTCACGTTGGAGAACATCGCACAGTTGACCCGCGTCGACCTCGACGATCTCAAGCGGGCCGTCAATGACCCCGGATCCGTCTCGCCAGCGACGAAGTACACGATCGCTCTCAGGTGCTCCTACCTCATCAATGCCGCCAATCTGGCGCGACCGCGGGAGGAGCTGCCGCAGTAG
- a CDS encoding amidase: MSVPQIEELTIAAAHEGFRSGAFTARDLVDAYLDRIAAVDAAGPALNSIITIASDARDQADRLDAEFARTGDLTGPLHGVPVVVKDQIETADMPTSFGNVAAAEYLPAQDATAIAKLRDAGAIILGKTTLPDFATSWFSTSSRSGVTKNPYDLARDPGGSSSGSATAVAANLALVGIGEDTGGSIRLPASFCGLVGVRVTPGLISRAGMSSLVVPQDTAGPMTRTVEDAARLLDVLVGYDARDEFTGAVVVDGGGATYAESAAPRSVEGLRLGVLRQAFPDETDPDGAQAASVLETALATLADAGADLVEIEIDRLDEQVGFTSLYTTRSQQDMDAFVGARPDLPVQSMRAIVEAGEYHEKLDLLEAIVAGPLDPTDDPAYLERVLAQTAFQRQVLGIMAAHDLDAIVFPDSKLPAPTHADIFADRWTCLTYPTNTVIASQLLFPAITVPAGFTAHGLPVGLEMMSAPYSERALLGVAAAIEGAIGARRAPRLDTVEA, encoded by the coding sequence ATGTCCGTACCTCAGATCGAAGAACTCACCATCGCCGCCGCTCACGAGGGATTCCGCTCGGGCGCGTTCACGGCCCGCGACCTCGTCGACGCCTACCTCGACCGCATCGCCGCGGTCGACGCGGCAGGTCCTGCGCTGAACTCGATCATCACGATCGCCTCCGACGCGCGGGATCAGGCCGATCGACTGGACGCGGAGTTCGCCCGCACGGGAGACCTGACGGGTCCGCTCCACGGCGTCCCCGTGGTCGTGAAGGACCAGATCGAGACGGCCGACATGCCGACGTCCTTCGGCAATGTCGCCGCTGCGGAATACCTCCCCGCGCAGGATGCCACGGCGATCGCGAAGCTCCGTGACGCGGGCGCGATCATCCTCGGCAAGACGACGCTTCCCGACTTCGCGACCTCGTGGTTCTCGACGTCGTCCCGCAGCGGTGTGACCAAGAACCCCTACGACCTCGCGCGTGACCCGGGCGGATCGAGCAGCGGTTCGGCGACGGCCGTCGCGGCGAACCTCGCCCTCGTCGGCATCGGTGAGGACACGGGCGGGTCCATCCGGCTTCCCGCGTCCTTCTGTGGACTCGTCGGTGTGCGCGTCACCCCGGGGCTCATCAGCCGCGCGGGCATGTCGTCGCTCGTCGTCCCGCAGGACACAGCAGGCCCCATGACGCGCACGGTCGAAGATGCCGCGCGTCTGCTCGACGTGCTCGTCGGATACGACGCACGCGACGAGTTCACGGGTGCCGTCGTCGTGGACGGTGGGGGAGCGACCTACGCCGAGTCGGCGGCGCCGCGCTCCGTCGAGGGGTTGCGTCTCGGTGTGCTGCGCCAGGCCTTCCCCGACGAGACCGACCCCGACGGCGCACAGGCGGCATCCGTTCTCGAGACGGCCCTCGCAACCCTCGCCGACGCCGGAGCCGACCTCGTCGAGATCGAGATCGACCGGCTCGACGAGCAGGTCGGATTCACGTCGCTCTACACGACGCGCTCGCAGCAGGACATGGATGCGTTCGTCGGAGCGCGGCCCGACCTTCCGGTGCAGTCGATGCGGGCGATCGTCGAAGCGGGGGAGTACCACGAGAAGCTCGACCTGCTCGAAGCGATCGTTGCGGGTCCGCTCGACCCCACCGACGACCCCGCGTACCTCGAGCGGGTGCTCGCGCAGACGGCGTTCCAGCGGCAGGTGCTCGGCATCATGGCCGCGCACGACCTCGACGCGATCGTCTTCCCCGACTCGAAGCTCCCGGCCCCGACCCACGCCGACATCTTCGCCGACCGGTGGACGTGCCTCACGTACCCGACCAACACCGTCATCGCGTCGCAGCTGCTCTTCCCGGCCATCACCGTCCCGGCCGGGTTCACGGCGCACGGACTGCCCGTGGGGCTCGAGATGATGTCGGCTCCCTACTCGGAGCGCGCGCTGCTCGGCGTCGCGGCCGCGATCGAAGGTGCGATCGGCGCACGTCGCGCACCCCGCCTCGACACGGTCGAGGCATGA
- a CDS encoding 5-oxoprolinase subunit PxpA codes for MRRVTVNADLGEAIGIHSFGNDDALLDIVDSVNIACGMHAGDPSEMRRVVAKAAERGVTIGAHPGLPDLVGFGRRAMAMDAGEVRDLVRYQVGALVAFLDDVGAALHHVKPHGALFGMAMADVDIMRGVCEVAAQFDAGVYGLQGTAHEEAAREVGVPFFSELYVDLDYDDDGVLVIERRARPTEVASARQRTRDAVGSGLLRTVSGQSRTVTVDTVCVHSDLPNAVEVATAVREEIDALAAE; via the coding sequence ATGAGGCGCGTCACCGTCAACGCTGATCTCGGTGAGGCCATCGGCATCCACTCCTTCGGCAACGACGATGCGCTCCTCGACATCGTCGATTCCGTCAACATCGCGTGCGGCATGCACGCCGGCGACCCGAGCGAGATGCGCCGGGTCGTCGCGAAGGCCGCCGAGCGGGGTGTGACGATCGGAGCTCACCCGGGCCTCCCCGACCTCGTGGGCTTCGGGCGCCGGGCGATGGCGATGGATGCCGGTGAGGTGCGCGACCTCGTGCGGTACCAGGTCGGTGCGCTCGTGGCGTTCCTCGACGACGTTGGTGCAGCGCTTCATCACGTCAAGCCGCACGGCGCGCTCTTCGGCATGGCGATGGCCGACGTCGACATCATGCGGGGGGTCTGCGAGGTCGCGGCGCAGTTCGACGCCGGCGTCTACGGCCTTCAGGGCACGGCGCACGAAGAGGCGGCGCGCGAGGTCGGCGTGCCGTTCTTCTCGGAGCTCTACGTCGACCTCGACTACGACGACGACGGTGTGCTCGTCATCGAGCGGCGTGCGCGGCCGACCGAAGTGGCATCCGCTCGACAGCGGACACGGGATGCCGTCGGCTCCGGCCTGCTGCGCACCGTCTCCGGCCAGAGCCGCACCGTCACGGTCGACACGGTGTGCGTGCACTCCGACCTGCCGAACGCCGTCGAGGTCGCGACAGCCGTGCGAGAGGAGATCGACGCGCTCGCGGCGGAGTGA
- a CDS encoding sugar ABC transporter substrate-binding protein, which translates to MKRSLLPAAALLLSAIALSACSAPTPATDAGAPSTSATAVADDSAMATTIEYLDAGLPDLEGATIAYLTECAAANAYCQTRLQGAEDMAAEANAELVVFDANFDPAAQLAQVQDAVQRGFDGYLFSPVASTSGCSDLDVLLETGKPVATINSPMCGNPDYTEGTVGFVGMQTESFFTEHVKNAFASCEGECEAVAVGGFVGSDLFTRWESAIAAASAEYPNVTVVSDQPGNFDPAAALTVVQDAIAANPDVSIVVSSWDDMTRGVEQAITASGKTPGTDVRIYSVGGTTDGVAKVVDGAWSGTSVLLPYEESAYGFVQLARAIETGESTPGFTFLGDAPVVVDGPGSIFITSDNADTFTPEY; encoded by the coding sequence ATGAAACGCTCCCTCCTTCCCGCGGCCGCACTGCTGCTGTCCGCCATCGCCCTTTCCGCCTGCAGCGCCCCGACGCCGGCAACGGATGCCGGTGCGCCGAGCACCAGCGCGACCGCCGTCGCCGACGACTCGGCCATGGCGACGACGATCGAGTACCTCGACGCGGGTCTTCCCGACCTCGAGGGCGCGACGATCGCCTACCTGACCGAGTGCGCCGCGGCCAACGCCTACTGCCAGACGCGCCTCCAAGGTGCGGAGGACATGGCCGCTGAAGCGAACGCCGAGCTCGTCGTGTTCGACGCCAACTTCGACCCCGCCGCACAGCTCGCGCAGGTGCAGGACGCCGTCCAGCGCGGCTTCGACGGATACCTGTTCTCGCCCGTCGCGTCGACCTCGGGATGCTCCGACCTCGACGTCCTCCTCGAAACCGGCAAGCCTGTCGCGACCATCAACAGCCCCATGTGCGGCAACCCCGACTACACCGAGGGCACCGTCGGATTCGTCGGGATGCAGACGGAGTCGTTCTTCACGGAACACGTCAAGAACGCCTTCGCGTCGTGCGAAGGCGAATGCGAGGCCGTCGCCGTCGGCGGCTTCGTGGGAAGCGACCTCTTCACCCGCTGGGAGAGCGCGATCGCCGCGGCATCCGCGGAATACCCCAACGTGACCGTCGTGTCGGACCAGCCCGGCAACTTCGATCCCGCTGCGGCGCTCACTGTCGTGCAGGACGCGATTGCAGCGAACCCCGACGTCTCGATCGTCGTGTCGTCGTGGGATGACATGACGCGCGGCGTCGAGCAGGCCATCACGGCCAGCGGAAAGACGCCCGGCACCGACGTGCGCATCTACAGCGTCGGCGGCACGACCGACGGCGTCGCGAAGGTGGTCGACGGCGCCTGGAGCGGCACCTCGGTGCTCCTTCCCTATGAAGAGTCGGCCTACGGCTTCGTGCAGCTCGCGCGCGCGATCGAGACGGGGGAGTCGACCCCCGGCTTCACGTTCCTCGGCGACGCACCCGTCGTCGTCGATGGTCCGGGCTCGATCTTCATCACGAGCGACAACGCGGACACCTTCACACCGGAGTACTGA
- a CDS encoding endonuclease/exonuclease/phosphatase family protein: MEHPERQRRWMPFVVTLLICAPIAVLLAWPQLFGVQTALVVSQLVAFRMPIALLLLIGAAAFGATALLRRRWGIAAGLAVVLAVTSITSGGVALARGLGGSMPVGDLTVVAWNTLGGAASPESIARFLLDSHADIVSLPEMDETAVAEVARLLSLAGVKMNAHTTYGETGYSEIPTSVLVSADLGEYRIDASAGSTPDLPSAVLRPVGGEGPTIVAAHPMPPLPFSMGQWRAGLQWVADQCTEPDTIVAGDLNATLDHLSGLGVDGGTVGECRDAGLEAGAAGVGTWPISAPTWLGAPIDHVLVGSAWKVRGFEVITSVDDAGSDHRPVVAVLDAR; encoded by the coding sequence GTGGAGCACCCCGAACGACAACGTCGCTGGATGCCGTTCGTCGTCACACTGCTGATCTGCGCGCCGATTGCGGTGCTGCTCGCCTGGCCACAGCTCTTCGGCGTCCAGACCGCGCTGGTGGTGTCGCAGCTGGTCGCATTCCGGATGCCGATCGCGTTGCTCCTCCTCATCGGAGCCGCAGCCTTCGGCGCGACGGCGCTCCTGCGCCGCCGCTGGGGGATTGCGGCCGGACTCGCGGTGGTGCTCGCCGTCACCTCGATCACCAGTGGGGGTGTGGCTCTGGCGCGCGGGCTCGGCGGGTCGATGCCCGTTGGTGACCTCACGGTCGTGGCCTGGAACACTCTCGGCGGAGCGGCGTCGCCGGAGAGCATCGCCCGGTTCCTCCTCGATTCCCATGCCGACATCGTGAGCCTGCCCGAAATGGACGAGACCGCCGTGGCAGAGGTGGCACGCCTCTTGTCGCTGGCAGGCGTCAAGATGAACGCCCACACCACCTACGGTGAGACGGGCTACTCCGAGATCCCGACGTCGGTGCTGGTCTCCGCCGACCTGGGGGAGTACCGCATCGATGCGTCGGCGGGGTCCACTCCCGACCTGCCGAGCGCTGTCCTTCGCCCCGTGGGAGGCGAAGGGCCGACGATCGTCGCCGCGCACCCGATGCCGCCGCTGCCGTTCTCGATGGGCCAATGGCGTGCGGGACTTCAGTGGGTGGCCGATCAGTGCACGGAGCCTGACACGATCGTCGCGGGCGACCTGAACGCGACCCTCGACCACCTCTCCGGCCTCGGCGTCGACGGCGGCACCGTGGGTGAGTGCCGGGATGCTGGGCTCGAGGCGGGTGCGGCAGGGGTGGGCACATGGCCGATCTCGGCGCCCACGTGGCTCGGGGCACCGATCGACCACGTGCTCGTGGGC
- a CDS encoding ABC transporter permease: MSVATKTASPVPLRDALTRVRSFGVVLALIVLVVIVTVAQPAFLAPGNLMNILSQWAPIAIMGVGMTYVVITGGFDLSVAAVFALGGVVAAGLGQTMAPMIAFLVAVAVGALAGLLNGFIVTVLRVNPFIATLGSSLILGGVALVVTANRPFVVAFADFGILGSGRFLGVPYSGMVAILVMVVGGLVLAYTAYGQNVYAVGGNLEASHLSGIHTTRVVSLAYVLSGACAGLAGGISASQLSSAQASMGANLLFDVLTVVIVGGTSLAGGKGAVWRTAVGVGILATLQNGFNLLDVDPYYQNIIKGLIIIAALANVRFSRRIRPAA, translated from the coding sequence ATGAGCGTCGCCACCAAGACCGCGTCACCCGTCCCGCTCCGCGACGCCCTGACTCGCGTGCGTTCCTTCGGCGTCGTGCTCGCCCTCATCGTGCTCGTCGTCATCGTGACGGTCGCGCAGCCCGCGTTCCTCGCGCCGGGGAACCTCATGAACATCCTGAGTCAGTGGGCTCCCATCGCGATCATGGGCGTCGGCATGACGTACGTCGTCATCACGGGCGGATTCGACCTGTCGGTCGCAGCCGTCTTCGCGCTGGGGGGAGTCGTCGCGGCGGGCCTCGGACAGACGATGGCCCCGATGATCGCGTTCCTCGTCGCTGTCGCCGTGGGCGCTCTCGCGGGCCTCCTCAACGGATTCATCGTGACCGTGCTGCGGGTGAACCCCTTCATCGCGACACTCGGCAGCTCGCTCATCCTCGGCGGTGTCGCGCTCGTCGTGACTGCCAACCGCCCCTTCGTCGTCGCGTTCGCCGACTTCGGAATCCTCGGATCGGGGCGATTCCTCGGTGTTCCGTACTCGGGAATGGTCGCGATCCTCGTGATGGTCGTCGGCGGACTCGTCCTGGCCTACACGGCGTATGGCCAGAACGTCTATGCCGTGGGCGGCAACCTCGAAGCCAGTCACCTCTCCGGCATCCACACGACGCGTGTCGTGAGCCTCGCCTACGTGCTGTCGGGAGCGTGCGCGGGACTCGCGGGCGGCATCAGCGCGTCGCAGCTCAGCTCCGCTCAGGCGAGCATGGGCGCCAATCTCCTCTTCGACGTGCTCACCGTCGTGATCGTCGGAGGAACGTCGCTCGCCGGCGGCAAGGGAGCCGTCTGGCGCACGGCGGTCGGCGTCGGCATCCTCGCGACGTTGCAGAACGGCTTCAACCTTCTCGACGTCGATCCGTACTACCAGAACATCATCAAGGGCCTCATCATCATCGCGGCGCTGGCGAACGTACGGTTCTCGCGTCGCATCCGCCCGGCCGCGTAG
- a CDS encoding sugar ABC transporter ATP-binding protein, with protein MIVPSSGERIALSMRDLRKAYPGVVALDAVSLDVSAGQVHGIVGENGAGKSTLMKTIAGAVTPDEGTVLVDGAAVPADVHAASAAGIAMIYQELTIIPELTACDNVFLGDPPRSGVILSRRRARARFREIGQRLGVDIAPGARAGSLSTSAQQLLEIMRALARDRRIVVMDEPTASLGPADIERLHGIIRDLRSRGVTVLYVSHDLDAVLDVCDTVSVMRAGRMVATAPAAEWTHHALVTEMVGAVSPPEPRAPRDQEHPVVLDVRGVRGPGVDLPDLTVRAGEIVGLAGLVGSGRSRLLTALAGAGTLEAGSMSIDRRPVAWPRSPRAAARIGIVLAPEDRKAQGLVLDRASSWNVAIGAFARAAGAIRVTRRRIARWAKPFATRAALPEHRLAVSVGTLSGGNQQKVLLARQISREPRLLLLDEPTRGIDVGAKAQVFGMLRSLADEGLAIVWASSELEEVARYSDRVIVLAQGRAVAELPGGCDVHDILTHSFSQTHRKAAA; from the coding sequence ATGATCGTCCCCTCGTCCGGAGAGCGCATCGCCCTGTCGATGCGAGACCTGCGCAAGGCATACCCGGGAGTCGTCGCGCTCGACGCCGTGAGCCTCGACGTCTCCGCCGGCCAGGTCCACGGGATCGTCGGAGAGAACGGAGCCGGAAAGTCGACTCTCATGAAGACGATCGCCGGTGCTGTCACTCCGGACGAGGGGACCGTCCTCGTCGACGGTGCCGCCGTTCCCGCCGATGTCCACGCCGCCTCCGCGGCGGGGATCGCCATGATCTACCAAGAGCTCACGATCATCCCCGAGCTCACGGCGTGCGACAACGTCTTCCTCGGAGATCCGCCGCGGAGCGGTGTCATCCTCTCCCGCCGCCGCGCTCGCGCTCGCTTCCGCGAGATCGGTCAGCGCCTCGGGGTCGACATCGCGCCCGGCGCGCGTGCCGGGTCGCTCTCGACGAGCGCGCAGCAGCTCCTCGAGATCATGCGCGCGCTCGCCCGCGACCGGCGCATCGTCGTGATGGATGAGCCCACGGCATCCCTCGGTCCTGCCGACATCGAACGGCTCCATGGCATCATCCGCGACCTCCGCAGCCGCGGCGTCACGGTGCTCTACGTCTCGCACGACCTCGATGCGGTCCTCGACGTGTGCGACACCGTGAGCGTTATGAGGGCGGGACGGATGGTCGCGACCGCCCCCGCGGCGGAGTGGACGCACCACGCTCTCGTGACGGAGATGGTCGGTGCCGTCTCGCCGCCCGAGCCCCGCGCGCCGCGCGACCAGGAGCATCCCGTCGTCCTCGATGTGCGCGGCGTGCGCGGCCCCGGCGTCGACCTGCCCGACCTCACGGTGCGCGCCGGCGAGATCGTCGGTCTCGCGGGACTCGTCGGGTCGGGACGCTCACGCCTCCTCACGGCGCTCGCGGGAGCGGGCACGCTCGAGGCCGGCTCGATGTCGATCGATCGCCGCCCCGTCGCCTGGCCGCGATCACCGCGGGCGGCCGCCCGGATCGGCATCGTGCTGGCTCCCGAAGACCGAAAGGCGCAAGGCCTCGTGCTCGATCGCGCGTCGAGCTGGAACGTCGCGATCGGCGCGTTCGCGCGTGCTGCCGGTGCGATTCGCGTCACGCGACGCCGCATCGCACGCTGGGCGAAACCCTTCGCGACGCGTGCGGCGCTCCCCGAGCATCGGCTGGCGGTTTCCGTCGGAACGCTCTCGGGAGGCAACCAGCAGAAGGTCCTCCTCGCGCGCCAGATCAGCCGCGAGCCTCGCCTCCTTCTGCTCGACGAACCCACGCGGGGAATCGATGTCGGAGCGAAAGCGCAGGTGTTCGGGATGCTGCGCTCCCTCGCCGACGAAGGCCTCGCCATCGTCTGGGCGAGCAGCGAACTCGAAGAGGTCGCGCGCTACTCGGATCGCGTCATCGTGCTTGCGCAGGGTCGCGCCGTCGCCGAACTGCCCGGCGGATGCGACGTGCACGACATCCTCACCCACTCGTTCTCGCAGACCCACCGGAAGGCCGCCGCATGA
- a CDS encoding FadR/GntR family transcriptional regulator, whose translation MGIFTPEPLGRRDASGQIARQLRTAISDGIWSPGERLPSEVELAEAFDVSRATAREGLKLLSAMGLVVSARGSNGGTFVAVPDSEEVAEQLADAIQLWYRAGNVSVRDVDEARWVLEMHCVELAALRRDDDDLAAIKQAVDASTDPSLPMPEWLDLDLTFHTAITRAARNPILELAMTSVHLARPATNSVFVDQLDRDLVSQQHEAIYLAIAASDPDGARAAFQNHVGYLDETRRQALKETSPDSVLVSTLPPMRPTHR comes from the coding sequence ATGGGAATCTTCACGCCCGAGCCGCTGGGAAGACGGGATGCCTCGGGCCAGATCGCGCGCCAGCTGCGCACCGCGATCTCGGACGGCATCTGGTCCCCCGGCGAGCGCCTCCCTTCCGAGGTCGAGCTCGCGGAGGCCTTCGACGTGTCTCGGGCCACCGCCCGCGAAGGGCTCAAGCTGCTGTCAGCGATGGGGCTCGTCGTATCGGCGCGCGGCAGCAACGGCGGCACGTTCGTCGCCGTCCCCGACTCGGAAGAGGTCGCGGAGCAGCTCGCCGATGCGATCCAACTCTGGTACCGGGCGGGCAACGTCTCCGTGCGCGACGTCGACGAGGCCCGCTGGGTGCTCGAAATGCACTGCGTCGAGCTCGCCGCGCTCCGTCGCGACGACGACGACCTCGCGGCGATCAAGCAGGCGGTGGATGCCAGCACCGACCCGTCGCTGCCCATGCCGGAGTGGCTCGATCTCGACCTCACGTTCCACACGGCGATCACCCGCGCGGCGCGAAACCCCATCCTCGAGCTCGCGATGACGTCGGTGCATCTCGCACGACCCGCGACGAACTCCGTCTTCGTCGACCAGCTCGACCGCGACCTCGTGTCGCAACAGCACGAGGCGATCTACCTCGCGATCGCGGCGAGCGACCCCGACGGAGCACGTGCCGCGTTCCAGAACCACGTCGGATATCTCGACGAGACCCGTCGACAGGCGCTCAAGGAGACGAGCCCCGACAGCGTGCTCGTCTCGACCCTCCCCCCGATGCGCCCGACCCACCGCTGA